From the genome of Anoplopoma fimbria isolate UVic2021 breed Golden Eagle Sablefish chromosome 1, Afim_UVic_2022, whole genome shotgun sequence, one region includes:
- the her13 gene encoding hairy-related 13 yields MAPSPRHSDTGLDMEEDESYYGIQKGDRKTRKPLVERKRRARINDSLQELRTLLADSDLHSKMENAEVLEMTVKKVEEVLKNRTQETDALSREASERFAAGYIQCMHEVHTFVSSCPGIDATVAAELLNHLLECMPLNEDHLQDVLMDLITDTSGSNGSTWHGGDDSLCSSPASPGGRSLCSGSSSALSPAPSTTSSEDLCSDLDETDSEHNQSSTEGSENREALGGMPTMTYDRSMWRPW; encoded by the exons ATGGCCCCTTCTCCTCGGCACAGCGACACAGGACTGGATATGGAGGAAGATGAGTCGTACTATGGGATCCAGAAAGGGGACAGAAAG ACCAGGAAGCCTCtggtggagaggaagaggagagctcGCATCAACGACAGTTTGCAGGAGCTGAGGACTCTGCTGGCGGACTCGGAC TTGCATTCCAAGATGGAGAACGCAGAGGTGCTGGAGATGACGGtgaagaaggtggaggaggttcTGAAGAACCGAACCCAAG AAACAGACGCACTCAGCCGAGAAGCCAGCGAGAGGTTCGCGGCCGGCTACATCCAGTGCATGCACGAGGTCCACACGTTCGTGTCCAGCTGTCCCGGGATAGACGCCACGGTGGCGGCGGAGCTCCTCAACCACCTCCTGGAGTGCATGCCCCTGAACGAGGACCACCTCCAGGACGTGCTGATGGATCTGATCACTGACACTTCGGGGAGTAACGGCAGCACTTGGCACGGAGGAGACGATTCGTTGTGCTCGTCCCCGGCCTCTCCCGGAGGAAGGAGTCTGTGCAGCGGCTCGTCCTCCGCCCTCTCCCCGgccccctccaccacctccagcGAGGACCTGTGCTCCGACCTGGACGAGACCGACAGCGAGCACAACCAGAGCTCCACCGAGGGCTCGGAGAACAGGGAGGCCCTGGGCGGCATGCCCACCATGACCTACGATCGGTCTATGTGGAGACCCTGGTAG